CCCCAGGGCACCCAGGGTCACCCCCGCCTCAGGGGCCTTGACACGGTCCCCTCTGCCACGTGAGGTGACATGTCCACGGGTTCTGAGGACCAGGACAGGGACGTGTGTGGGCCTGTCACTGGGTCCCTTAGCCTGGTTTTGTTTTGCGGTGGTTTCTGtctctgcagaaaaggagaaTAATTTCCCGCCGCTGCCCAAGTTCATCCCTCTGAAGCCCTGCTTCTACCAGAACTTCTCCGACGAGATACCCATCGAGCACCAGCTCCTGGTGAAGAAGATCTACCAGCTCTGGCTGTGTGAGCggccggggtggggcgggggcgggcatgGGGCACCTCCGGGCCACAGTTCACCCCCTCCCGGGCGGTGAGAGCCCAAGGGTTCTGGGATAAATCCGTTTTTCCAACCAAATGATGTCCCTTGAGCTGTTCTCTGGCCCCCCTGGTGCCCACGCTGAGCAGAGCCGCAGCCCTGCTCGCCCAGTGGGTGGGAGAGGCCCGAGAGGCCCGGCCCGGAGCCCTCCGCCCAGGCTCACCCTCCTCGCCTCTCCCCCCTcgcctctcccccctctccccgcccagtCTACTGTGCCACCTTGGGGGTCAACCTCATCGCCTGCCTGGCCTGGTGGATCGGTGGCGGCTCGGGAGCCAACTTCGGCCTGGCCCTGGTCTGGCTACTGCTCTTCTCCCCCTGCGGCTACGTGTGCTGGTTCCGGCCTGCGTACAAGGCCTTTCGGTGAGTGGGGGTGCGGGGCGGCCTTGGAGCGTCTGGTGCtcggagctggggggggggggagccaggaCGCCTGACCGCGTGCGCTCAGGTCCATGCGGCTCCCGCTCTCACTCTCGGGAcctgcacctgctctgtgcctggtGCCTGGGTCCCTTCTCCTGTCCGGTTGGCGGGGGACAGGTTATGTCCACGGTCTGCGGGCTACAGCCAACCACGACCCGTTGTCTTTCAATAACTTCGTCAGGAGACGCTTCGTGTATCAGAGTTTCCAGTATCTTTACGGGGCTGTGGATCCATCACCTCTTTCCAGTTCCAGAACGTTCCATCCCTGTtccaccccctctcctcccccagcccccacgagCCCCCCTCCTGTCCATGGATGAGCCTGTTCTGGACGTTCCACACACGTGGACTCACACCCCGTGTGGCCTCTCATGTCTGGGTCCGGCAGCGGGGCAGCGGGCGTGGGCACCTCCTCCTGCTCGCGGCCCGAGGGACGTGCGCGTGCGAAGTGGACACGTGTGCCTGCGTCTGGCTGCTCATACGTTTGCGAACACTTGGGTCACTGGCACCTCTTGGCTCCTGTGGATGTTCGCCCCCAGTGGGCCCCACGACTCAGGAGCGTGCCGCGTTTGCCCCTAGGTGGTCACCGAGACCCGGGCTGACCCGGGGAGGCAGCCAGTCCCCTCACTGGCCGTGCATGCGCGCAGTGACGGCcgtcctctccctcctctccctccgcAGGGCCGACAGCTCCTTCAACTTCATGGCGTTCTTCTTCATCTTCGGAGCCCAGTTCGTCCTGACCATCATCCAGGCGATCGGCCTCTCAGGATGGGGCGCGTGGTGAGCCGGGCCCCCGGGCTGTGGCACAGCGGTGTGACGTGTGGGTGCTCAGCGGTGCCCCGGCCATCGTGAGCACCCGCACGGGgcgctgggggggtgggggggggctgggggttgTTGCCCTCCGGGTTCTGCCCAGGACGCGCTCGCGGGCCACCGGGGCCACCGGGAAGTGCGGTCCGGTGGCATGTCCTGGGAGGAGCGGCTCGGGGCACAGCCGGAGAGAGGGCCGGCCTTCAGTTTGCCTGGACGGGTTCGTACCTGGTCTCATGGCTGCCGGAACAAATCACGGCAAACGTGGGGACTCGGAGGGAAGCAGGTTTATCTCACAGCTCTGGGCTCCGGGATCTGACACGGGCCTCACGGCCAGGTGTGCGCAGGGCTGGAATCCCCCCCGCCCGGGGCCCCAGCGAGCCCCGTCTCCTCCCTTTCCCGGCTCCCGGAGGCGCCGCATCCTTGGCCCACGGGCTCTCCTCATCCTCACGGCCAGCAGCTCGGGTCGCCTGGCTCTGCCTTACTCTCGTGGGACATCGTGAGGATGCTGGGCACCCAGGGTCACCCCCGCCTCGGGGGCCTTGACAAGGTCCCCTCTGCTGCATGAGGGGACAAGTCCCAGGATGAGGATGTGGGCACCCCCAGGTCACGTCTGCGGCACCGAGCGTCCTGTGGGCGACAGCCACGGCTGCGTGTGTGTGGCTCTGCTTGGTCGGTGCCGTGACATCACGCGCCTCTGTGCTCACGTGTGTCTTGCTCGGCCTGTCGGTCGAAATCTCGGTATCGGGAGCTCGTCCCCTGAGGGCGGGTGTCACACGCCGTGGCCCTCGCCGTGTCTCCAGCTCTCAGCTGGGGACACCCTGCTGCCATCCTCCTGGGTTTCACTCCTGTCACTCTTTCCTCTTTGCCCTGGAAGAGCCACGAGGCTCTGTCCTGGTCACCGCCCGTCGAACGTGTGCTGTCTTGTTGCTCGAGGCCCCGGGTGCGTGCTGGTGGCCTCCTGGACCTGCTCCTCAGCTCCCTCCCGTGTCTTCTGCCCCCTTTATAGAGGCTCGAAGTCCCCTCTCGCCTGGGACCGTTTCCAAGATACATCCTCCCTCTGGGTCTTTGCACCTGTCAGGCAGATGAGCTCTCTCTGATGCCCTCTCAGATCTCGGTCTACAGGGCCAGTGAGGGGCTGGCTTCGGACCCCAGGGGTGGGGCTGTGCCGGGAGGACACCCAGGGCTCAGCAGCCTGTCGTCCCCAAGGCCCCGGTTTATACAGAGAAAGGATAGGAAGTAATTTGAACTCAGGGCAAAGGGAtggagggcaggggcggggacaCTGGGCCAAGCTTCTAGAATCCTCTCCCAGGGTGTCCCCCAGGAGGCACTTAATTCCCCCAAAACAACATGTGGCCGTGTGGGAGGTGTGGTTTCCAGGGGGCATAGAGACCCAGCGCCCAGGTTCTCACTGGGGTCGGTCAGCAGGTCCCTCTGCCAGGCTCAGGTggagaccccagaccccaggaaGGGAGCAGGTCCTCGGCGCAAACCTCGTGTCTGCACGGACAGCTCCGGGACACGAGCCCCCGGGCGGCAAGGGTGGCGGGAGCCCCGGAGTCCGGGTCCAGATGCTGCTGAGGGCCAGCCTCGTGAGCCGGCCTCGGGGGCGGGAGGTGTCAGGCCCGTGTGGGCTCTTTTCTGCCCGGTGCCACCGCCACGCCGTTTTCCACACTGGGCTGGCATGGTGGGCACCTTCCTTGGGGGTTGGCTTGCAGAAAGGGGACTTCAGGAACGTCCCAGCCCTCTTTGAGTGCAGGCCAAACAGAGCAGGGGACGGTGACCAACCAGCTGGTGAGCCTGGGCAGAGAGCTGCTCTGGAAAAttagggggaggcggggggagggggacgctGCAGGCCCATCCGCTCTCCCGAAGCTCGTCACCGCTCCCGTTCTGTCGCAAGGCTAGGCCTGGGGCCAGCACAAGCGGGGCAGGGCCTCCGGGCCCTTTCATTTCCCCAAGTGTATGGcgcgccccacccccctgccctgctGTGGCTTCTTTGACTGTCACACAGGTGGACTGCCTGGTGCTGGCACACCCCCGGCCTCCCCGCCGGCCCCTTGGCCTCCTCAGGGCGCGGAGCAGGGGGTTGGGACCGAAGGTGTGCTTCACCAAACCGCACTCCCCCTGAAAGCCCGGCCAGGGTCTCCCCGTCCTCCTGGTCCCCGGTGGCCGGGTGGACCGCGGCTGGGGCCCCGGCCAGTCCCTGCTCGCGACCTTCCGCGCGGGACGCGGAGCAGCCGCTGGGCGCTTCCCGGAGACGGTCCAGCGCGTCCTCAGAGGGTGCTCTCGGGGTGCCGGCCGCGCTGCGCAGCCAGCTCTGTATCCTGCGGGTCTGTTGCCCCCCTCACGCTCCACACGTGGGTCATCTCCTCCGCAGATGCTTCCCCGCGAACTCATAAAGGAGAAGAACTTTCAGGACGTACAAGTATCCTACGCAGTGTCCCTACATGCGAGACCGTGATGCTGCCTCACGCCTCACAGACCAACCTAAAGTCCTTCGTGCCGTCCTCTCGCTGAGATCCCGTCTTTTTTAAacaggctggctcagtccgtggagcgtgcaatccttgatctcggggttgtgagttcaaaacccacattgggtggcgcctgggtggcttggttcatgagttcaactttatttagtaattttttcaattaaaaaaacttttcttaatgtttatttttgagagggagagagcgtgagcaggggagggggagagagggagacacccaatccaaagcagctccgggctccgagctgtcggcacagagcccgacgtggggcttgaacccacgaaccacgaggagatcatgacctaggcggaagtcggatgcttaactgactgaaccacccaagtgtcccaattttatttgtaaagtaaTCTTTACGGCCACCGTGGgtcctgaactcacaaacctgagatcaagactcacccgcttcaccgactgagcctcccaggcgccccttgaacagGGTATTTTACGTCAGGCTACTTGGAGGTTTACAGAGAGGCGCGGAGAGGGGACAGCGCGTGGCCGTGCGCCAGCAGGGGTGTCTGATACGCCTTTGGTACGACCCCAGGTGTGCGCGGCTGCAGTGCCGGTGCTCAGATGTGGGCCGCGTTTGGATTTCCGCTGCGTCCCTACGGCTGCCCCCCTGCTCAGGATTCCACGTGGCGTTGAATTCCGTTCTGCTTTAGCCGTCCTTCCGGGTCAGACCCAGATGAGGCACGCACGTCTCCATGAGTCGTTTTCTGTCTTCGCTCTTCCCAGTCTTTTTCTGATCGATTCATCGAAGAAACAGGCTTGCTTGTCCTGTAGTTTCCCAGAGTTCAGTTTTTAGAATAATGGCTTTGGTGAGGTACGTTACGTGTCACAGACCAGAAATTCGCTCTTTTAAGgtgaacaattcagtggtttAGAGTACGTTCACAGGTGGTGCAGCCATCACCTCTGTTTAGTGCCAGAATGTTCTATTGCCCCAAAAACAACTCGCCCCCATTGGCCGTCACCCCCACGTCTCTCCCACCTGCTGCCCCGGCCCCCAcaagccccctccctgcccccggaTGAGCTTTTCTGGACCTTTCACACAAGTGGACTCACACCCCACGTGGCCTCTCGTGTCTCATTCCCTCCCTGAGTGTCGTGTGTTCAGAGTCGGCCCGTGGGGCGACGCGGGTGGGGGCCTCGCGGCCGAGGGATGTGCGCATGCGCGGTAGACACGGTCATCTGTGCGCGTGCGCGGTGGACGCTGTGGTTCCGTCCACAGCTCACGAGCTCTGGGTGTCTATGGGCGTTGCCGTTAGTAGTGCCGCTGTGACACAGGTCTCAGTGTCTCGGGTGTGCGCCCGGCTGCCAGGTTGCTTGGTGACGCGGCAGCTGAGTTGACCTCCTGGGGAGCTGCCAGACTCCCCAGGTCTTGTGTCCGCACCGTTCTTTTACGTGCATGTTGTCCTCTCCCTGGTTCCAGCCCCGCGAGCTCCTGAGACTCTCTGGGGGAGCACCCAGCAGCACCCCCTCATCTcctccctgagccctgccctctccatcttccctgctccccagccctgaTGCCGTGGTGTCTCCCCGACGAGGGTGGCATGCGGCAGGCTCCGTCGCTCATCCAGTTGGTCCTGACGGAGGCCAGTTTGTCACCTGCTGTCCTTAGAACCTGAGTGCTGTCATCCTGGGTAATAAAGGAGGTTATTCTCACTGCTGGGCTTGCCGGGAGCCTGGGGCAGACTCCCAGTCCTACGTTCAGCCCGTGGGTGCCTTCGCCCTCCCCGGAGACCACGATCCTCAGGCTGGGGCCCCCGCCCACCGGCCCCTCTTTCCAGAGCCCCAGATCTGGTGGAAGGACGTTCGTCCCCAAGGTGACACCCCCAGCAGAGCCAGCGTTTCTCCCCTCCCAGGAGTGCCTGGTGCCCGCCTGGCCCTGCAGCTGCCTAGCTGTGCTCACACCCACTATGGGCTCCCACCTACCTCTCCCTCGGCCTAAACACCCAGCTGAGTCTCCCCTCccagtagcttttatttttttagtttttttttttttaagttttttatttcaaaatttttctaattttattttggggaggtgcagagggagagagaggatttcaagcaggttccacgcccggcacagagctccacgtggggctttgatctcatgaccctgggatcacgacccgagccgaaatcgagaggCGGAGGCTTGGCCGACCGAGCCCTCCGGGCGCCCCCAGTAGTTTTTCCACCTCCCCCAGGCTGAGTGGGAACAGGCAGCAGGCCTGTCCCCACCGCCAGGGTCATTCTCGGCCCCGGCACCCAGCACAGAATGGGCCTGTGGGCCAGGGGTCCTCTGCCCCCACTTCACACACTTGGGTGAGGAGGACACGCAGCTTCCCTTTCGGTGGGAGCGTGGCATCGTCCCTAAACATGCTTGCGGGAAAGCCCACGTGCTGCTGAGCGCTGCGGTTCTCGTGCTGTTCCGGAAGGCACGAGCAAATACGGGCAGCCCCTGGAGACGTGGGGCTCCACCACGTGCGTGCTGGGCGGCCACCTCTCCGGTTGTGACGCTCCCACGGTGCGGGGGTGGCCGCAGGAGCCTGTGCGGGGGGGACCTGGCTGGACTCTCAGTGGATGTGGCCACACGACAGGCTCTGGAACAGGGATGCCAGGGGAACAGCAACAAAACCTGAATAAAGCACATGGTTCCAGTAATAGTAATGAACTGGTGATAATTTCCTAGCCTTTAGGTTCCTTGAACCTTGAACCGTGTGTCTTTATTACctgtttagaaaaatgaaatctcaaggggcacctggatggctcagtgggttaagcgtctgactcctgatctcacctcaggttttgatctcagggtcgtgagttcaggccctgcgttgggcgtggagcctactttaaaaaaaaaatcagtaaaatgataaaatctcGACAATAGTtatcttctgtctctccccccagaGGCGGGCGTGGGTGTTCTTTCCACTTTGCACATGTGCCATGGACAGAATGGGTCTCGTAGAGTCTTGCTGTCCTGACTCatcttcagctttcttttctgctctggTTTTGTTAACGTCTCCTCAGCATTCTGTCGTGTGGCTGTGTTTCCGGCTGGTGAACATTTGGGTTACTCCTGGCTTTTCATTATAAGTCATTGCCGTGGCGTGAATTCTCAGAGGAGGAGAGCCGGGGTGCAGGAAATGAGCTGTTAGGGCTTTTTGTAGGCCACTCCCACTGCTCCCGCAAAGGGACACGCTCCCACTGGTGCAGTGCTCCTCTCGGCCCCTCACACACACCACACGTTCCCGCGTTCTAGCTTGCATTCCCCACTGCTGGgtttgagcatcgtttcatgtgtgcATTGGCCCCTGTGAGCCCTTGCACAAATTGCCCATTTCTCTGCCGttcgtttttgttgttgttgatttgttgGAGCTGTTTACATATGAAGGATGCTGGGCCCTTGTTTGGTGGACGTGCTGGCACCCATGCTGTTCTCTCTTGCCCCTTGCAGTGGTTGGCTGGCGGCAGTCGGGTTCTTCCAGACCAACGTCGGGGCCGCCGTGGTCATGCTGCTTCCGGCCATCATGTTCTCCATGTCAGCTGCCATGATGGCCATCGCCATCATAAAGGTGAGTCCTCTGGGCCCGGGACTTCCAGCATCTTCCGGTCGCCGGATCGCCCGGGCCCTGGGGGCTCGTATCCTCCTTGTTCCAGGACGTGACCTAATGTCCATGACGAGCCGATCTCTGCTAAGGCAGGCTTAGGGAAACTGCAGAGTGTGGGCTGATGATGACCGCGCCTGCCTTTGGGGGCCCACCCACTAGTGTCCCCGCACTTGCGTGTCCCAGGGTGTACTCCACGCTGCCCGATTTGGCCGACACCGGACATTTGTTGCCATTTACGGTTAAAGTCACATGAGGTAAAGTTAAGTAAAACTAAACACGGAGCGGGGGGATCCGCTGCACCCCCCACCGCATCTCAGATACTTGCCGGCCGTGTGGGGCTGGGGCGCCGTCTCTGTGCCGGAAAGTTCCCGCGGGCGGTGCCGCCCTGGGTGTGCGGAGGCCGCAGCGGGAACGCGCACCGAGCGGTGCTGGGGAAGCCGGCCGCACCTGGCCGGCGGCCTCGAGCCCCCCCGGAGGTGGTGGTCACAGGCCCGGGCGCGGGGACGTGCGCGGAGTCCCCGTGGGAAAGAGGAGCGGTGCGGGCTCTAGCACTGCGCCCCCAGCACGCGCGGAGTGTCGTGAGCGTTTGGCCCCGCGCCTCTAGCTGTCTGAGTGGGGCTCCTGGCCTACGTAGGCTTTTTCCCGGGTGCACCTGGCTGGGCGGACAGAAGGATCCTGccactcccccccctccccccccccccccgtttgcaCCCCAGATGCCTTCAGCCGTGTGGACAgtctgagggcagggaggggccggcAGAAAACACGCGCGAGTGAGCCTCCAGGCGGTTCCACCACGAGGTCCCTGCAGGAGCCGACTTTCCAACCAGGGACTTCCGAGCAGCAAACCTCACAGAGTAGAAAGCAAATGCAAATTGAAAAGGGCTCTTGGGCCAGAAAGAAAGGCTGCCTGGACAGAAGGAGAGCCTGTGCTTCCAAAACAAAGAGATGCCCCAGGGGCGGGGCATGTCAGGAGGACCCCCAGGGCTCAGCAGTCTCCCCAAGGCCTAGGTTGATACAGAGAAAGGATGAGAAGCAAAATGACCTAAGGGCAGAGGCttgtggagtgggggtggggacaccaGGCTAAGCTTCCAGAATCCTCTCCCAGGTGTCCCCCCAAAACGGCATGTGGCCACGTGTGAGGTGTGATCTCCAGGGGGTACGAAGGGACCCAGCGCCCAGGTTCTCACCGGGTGTCGGTCAGCAGGCCCCTCTGCCGGGCTCGGGCggagaccccagaccccaggagGGGAGCAGGTCCTCAGTGCAAACCTCGTGTCTGCACAGACAGCTCCGGGACACGAGCCCCCTGCCGGCGAGGGTGGTGGGAGCCCCAGAGTCCGGGTCCTGACGCCCCTGAGGGCCAGCCTCGTGAGCCGGCCTTGGGGGACGGAGGTGTCAGGCCGGTGCGGGCTCTGTCTCGCACACCCCCCACTGCctccaagaaaagaaacatatttagtAATAGTTGTGTGGAAGAAGAAAGGCAAATCCCAGTGAGAAACGAGGAAAGTGTTCAGCGTCACTAAGCATCAAGAGCGTTGAGTTAAAATGCCAGTTTTCACTTACTGACTTTTCCAGGACTTCTAGAGTTTCTCGTACTGCCCCGCATTCCCAGAGGTGCGGTGGGGGGCCTGTCAGCACAGGCCTGCTGGGCCGTGGGGAGTTAGTCCTTTCTGGGGGTCTCTGCCTGGAAGCCACCGGTCAAGCCCAGGGATGGCTGTTAGCATCACAAGGGGCCCGAGGGTGGGTGTACGGGGTGGCGGTCCACAGAGAGAAGCTGGGAGGGACGGCCTCAGCCTCCATGCGTTTCCTGAAGTCTCCACAAGGATCGTTCTGGTATTTTATAGTCTGCTTAGGAAAAGCGCAGGCTTAAGCACGAGGTCTCTCTTGGTCACGTGCacttctctgccccccacccccaccttctgtCCCTGCAGGTGCACAGGATCTACCGGGGGGCCGGTGGAAGTTTCCAGAAGGCACAGACAGAGTGGAATGCGGGCACCTGGCGGAACCCGCCGTCTCGGGAGGCTCAGTACAACAACTTCTCGGGGAATAGTCTGCCCGAGTACCCCACCGTGCCCAGCTACCCGGCCGCTGGCAGCCAGTGGCCTTAGAGGGGCCGACCAGCCCTGctgcccgcccccgccgcccacctcccccgcccccggccagAGCGTGGGGCCCACTCGTGTTCATCTCACCTTCAGGCGTGGAGGTCCAGCCTCTGCTGCCCAGCAGGAGGACGCCTCCCTGGCTGCGAGTCCTGTCTGGTTACCGAAACGCCCACGCCCCCTCCTGTCGAGGTCTCAGAGGGCCGACCACAGGCCTCCCCACGGACAAGGCAGCAGCAGGCCGCCCACCCGCCCTTCCTGCAGAGCTGACGGCCCCGTGTCCGCCCGCTCGCCCTCTGCCTTCTCACCTCATTCCTGACGGGCTTGGCGTGTGGCCGAGTCGCCCATGTCCTCGTCCTTCTAAGTCTCTGTTCACCTGCAGCCAGAGGGCTCTTGTGGACCAGCCTCCGGGGTCGTCCAGAGGCTCGTTAGCTGGGCTTCCCCGTCCGC
This DNA window, taken from Panthera tigris isolate Pti1 chromosome A2, P.tigris_Pti1_mat1.1, whole genome shotgun sequence, encodes the following:
- the SCAMP4 gene encoding secretory carrier-associated membrane protein 4, with the protein product MSEKENNFPPLPKFIPLKPCFYQNFSDEIPIEHQLLVKKIYQLWLFYCATLGVNLIACLAWWIGGGSGANFGLALVWLLLFSPCGYVCWFRPAYKAFRADSSFNFMAFFFIFGAQFVLTIIQAIGLSGWGACGWLAAVGFFQTNVGAAVVMLLPAIMFSMSAAMMAIAIIKVHRIYRGAGGSFQKAQTEWNAGTWRNPPSREAQYNNFSGNSLPEYPTVPSYPAAGSQWP